Genomic window (Nitrospinota bacterium):
GTGGTATAAGTCTACGAGGCTACGGGCTCGTGGGAAGGTCCGACCTCACCAACTCGGGGTCGTCGCTCAGACGGGGCGGCCCGGCCCTTTGGTGTTCTGGGAGCTCCACCCCAGGCGGGCTCCACGTCCCGTCGCCCTTCCTAGGCGGGATGGGCCGCATGGAGCGCTGTTTGGTGCGATCGATGGGCTCCAGGGCGAGGAGCTGATCGATGGTCAGCAGCAAATCCTCACGCCGGTAGGTTGAAAGCTCCACAATCCCCGTGTCCATTCGGATGGCGTCCTCCGGACAGGCCTCCACACAGAAGCCGCAAAAGACGCAGAGGCTGAGATCGATCTCGAACCGAGTGGGGTACTTCTCGATGGTCGGGTCGGGGTGCTCGCCCGCCGTTATGTAGATGCAAAAGGCCGGACATGCGCTCTCGCACATCATGCAGGCCACGCAACGGGGCGAGCCGTCCTCCCGCTTGGTCAGCCGATGCAGGGTGCGGGTCCGCTCGGGCAGCTCCCGGACCACTTCCGGGTATTGAATGGTGACAGCCGGCTGCCGGTCCTTCCCTCGGCCGAAGAGCTGGAGGATGTGTCCCGTCATGTTTGAGAAAAAGTGGCGCGAGGTGATCCGCAGGCCCCGGAAAATCTCCGGCAGGTAGATCGCCTCCCACCACGTCATGGGAGCGCCTTTCTCTGTGATGGGGCGCTCCGGTTTGGGTGCGTCACTCATCGGCGACGAGGCTCCTCGAAGAGCCGTGCCCCCGCAGACCTTAACAGGGGATTGGCCGTCCAAAGTTGATATCCTAAGTTTCGCCCCTTCTCGCACCGGGGGCTCTTCCGCTTAGTATGCAGTCTGTGATTGGGTTTGTCCAGGGGAGGGGAAGATGCCGGGTGGCGAGCCGCCTGGCAAGCCAGGCTGCTGGCAAGCCAGGAGGGATTTGGAGGGTCTGTGCTATGATAGCCTATCTATGGAGACTCACGATCAGGCAGCCGTGGCCCGTCTCATCCGGAGCCAGCGCTGGGCCGCCCTCGCCACACTAAAGCAAGGGGCGCCCTTCGCCTCCCTCGTCGCCTACGCCCCTGAGCCGGATTTTTCCGGGTTTGTGCTCCATCTAAGCCGGCTTGCGCCCCACACGCAAAATCTCTTGGGCGACCCCCACGCCTCGCTCGCCATCAGCGAGCCGGACACCGGCATCGGCGACCCCCAGACCCTCGCCCGCATCACCGTGCAGGGCGTCGTCGAAGAGGTGGAGCGCGATACGGCGCGATACGACGCCGCCCGCGGCCTCTACCTGGAGCGCCTCCCGGAAGCGGAGCAGCTCTTCAGCTTCAGCGACTTCGTCCTCTTCCGG
Coding sequences:
- a CDS encoding NADH-quinone oxidoreductase subunit I, whose translation is MTWWEAIYLPEIFRGLRITSRHFFSNMTGHILQLFGRGKDRQPAVTIQYPEVVRELPERTRTLHRLTKREDGSPRCVACMMCESACPAFCIYITAGEHPDPTIEKYPTRFEIDLSLCVFCGFCVEACPEDAIRMDTGIVELSTYRREDLLLTIDQLLALEPIDRTKQRSMRPIPPRKGDGTWSPPGVELPEHQRAGPPRLSDDPELVRSDLPTSP
- a CDS encoding pyridoxamine 5'-phosphate oxidase family protein, which codes for METHDQAAVARLIRSQRWAALATLKQGAPFASLVAYAPEPDFSGFVLHLSRLAPHTQNLLGDPHASLAISEPDTGIGDPQTLARITVQGVVEEVERDTARYDAARGLYLERLPEAEQLFSFSDFVLFRLVAEEARYIGGFARIYSLNAAQLRAAADC